One genomic region from Mesorhizobium terrae encodes:
- a CDS encoding amidase codes for MSDLTRLTIAEARAKLRAKEFSAGEITDAYLSAIDQANPVINAYVAVTHDKARDMAKASDAKLARGEGGALEGIPLGIKDLFATEGVHTQACSHVLDGFKPHYESTVSANLWADGAVMLGKLNMDEFAMGSSNETSYYGPVINPWRRSSVQTTVTPTFHDGGVGFVKPGGVKENRTYDNMQLVPGGSSGGSAAAVSAFLCAGATATDTGGSIRQPAAFTGTVGIKPTYGRVSRWGTVAFASSLDQAGPIARDVRDAAILLKSMASVDAKDTTSVDRPVPDYEAALGRSIKGMKIGIPKEYRVDGMPGEIEALWQQGIAWLKEAGAEIVDISLPHTKYALPAYYIVAPAEASSNLARYDGVRYGLRVPGKDIVDMYEKTRAAGFGREVKRRIMIGTYVLSAGYYDAYYLQAQKVRTLIKKDFEDAFAAGVDVILTPATPSAAFGVADQDMAADPVKMYLNDIFTVTVNMAGLPGIAVPAGLDQHGLPLGLQLIGRPFDEETLFQTAHVIEKAAGGFQPEKWW; via the coding sequence ATGAGTGATCTGACCAGACTGACCATAGCCGAAGCACGCGCCAAGCTGCGGGCGAAGGAATTCTCCGCCGGCGAGATCACCGATGCGTATCTCAGCGCGATCGACCAGGCCAATCCCGTGATCAACGCCTATGTCGCGGTCACCCACGACAAGGCACGTGACATGGCCAAGGCCTCCGACGCCAAGCTCGCCAGGGGCGAGGGCGGGGCGCTGGAAGGCATTCCGCTCGGCATCAAGGACCTGTTCGCCACAGAAGGCGTGCACACGCAGGCTTGCAGCCATGTGCTGGACGGTTTCAAGCCGCATTATGAATCGACTGTCAGCGCCAATCTGTGGGCCGACGGCGCGGTCATGCTCGGCAAGCTCAACATGGACGAATTCGCCATGGGCTCGTCCAACGAGACGTCCTATTATGGCCCTGTGATCAATCCGTGGCGCCGATCGAGCGTCCAGACCACCGTCACCCCGACCTTCCATGACGGCGGCGTCGGTTTCGTGAAGCCTGGTGGCGTCAAGGAAAACCGCACCTACGACAACATGCAGCTGGTTCCCGGCGGTTCGTCCGGCGGTTCGGCTGCGGCCGTCTCAGCCTTCCTGTGCGCCGGTGCCACCGCCACCGACACCGGCGGCTCGATCCGCCAGCCGGCCGCATTCACCGGAACCGTCGGCATCAAGCCGACCTATGGCCGCGTCTCGCGCTGGGGCACTGTTGCCTTCGCTTCGTCGCTCGACCAGGCCGGGCCGATCGCCCGTGACGTGCGCGACGCCGCCATCCTGTTAAAATCCATGGCCTCGGTCGATGCGAAGGACACAACCTCCGTTGATCGTCCGGTGCCGGACTACGAGGCGGCGCTCGGCCGTTCGATCAAGGGCATGAAGATCGGCATTCCGAAGGAATACCGCGTCGACGGCATGCCGGGAGAGATCGAGGCGCTGTGGCAGCAGGGCATCGCATGGCTGAAGGAGGCGGGTGCCGAGATCGTCGACATCTCGCTTCCGCACACCAAATACGCGCTGCCGGCCTATTACATCGTGGCGCCGGCCGAGGCGTCGTCGAACCTCGCCCGTTATGACGGCGTGCGCTACGGCCTGCGCGTTCCGGGCAAGGACATCGTCGACATGTATGAAAAGACCCGTGCCGCCGGTTTCGGCCGCGAGGTCAAGCGCCGCATCATGATCGGCACCTACGTGCTGTCGGCGGGTTATTACGACGCCTACTACCTGCAGGCGCAGAAGGTGCGCACGCTGATCAAGAAGGATTTCGAGGATGCCTTCGCCGCCGGCGTCGACGTCATCCTGACGCCGGCGACGCCGTCGGCCGCCTTTGGCGTGGCCGATCAGGACATGGCCGCTGACCCGGTGAAGATGTATCTGAACGACATTTTCACGGTCACCGTGAACATGGCCGGCCTGCCGGGCATTGCCGTGCCCGCCGGCCTCGACCAGCACGGCCTGCCGCTCGGCCTGCAGCTCATCGGCCGCCCGTTCGACGAGGAAACCCTGTTCCAGACCGCGCAT